From the genome of Verrucomicrobiota bacterium:
AAGCCTCCAAACCCGCCCCCCTGATCCGGATCGAGCTGACCCTCGATGAAAAGGGGTCATCCTCTGTCAAAGGCGTGGATGTCCAAGCCTCCGGCTCCATCAATACAGGACGCGGGAATATTAAAATCAATCCCATCGAGAATAACATGCTCTCAATGAGTGCGCGTAATGACTCGAGTAAATCCAGCCATCTCTCATCACAATTCCTTTTGGTCAAAAGCGGGGCCAGCGCAGTGATCAAAGTCGGTGAAGATGTCCCTTTTGTGGATTATTTCTGGGCTTATGCTCATGAGCTCGGGATTCTTTATGATGTCAATGTCCGCTGGCAGGAAATCGGCACCCAAATGCGCGTTTACGCCTCAGCTCGCGGGAATATGATCGATATCGAGATCGTTCCTGAAATCACCGCCCTCACGGGGGACCGTTATGCCCCTGTGAGTTTCCGTTCGCTCGCCACGACAGTGACCCTCAGGAATGGTGAATCAATGAATATCGGCGGTTTCTCAAAAGCCGACAACGATTTCAACAGACACTTTTTCTTCGGCACTCGGGCAACCGGAACATTAACCGGTACATTCCGACTCAAAGCCCAACTGCAATAAGGTCAGGATCGGTTATATTAAAATGAACACGAGGTGGAAAAAATAATTCGATTTTTAAGGATTCAAAAAAAGCCTTTGAAAATAAAATCCTGAATATTTCCTTCAAAAGCAGTCTCTCCTATTATATACTCGCACGGGTAATGAAAAAAAAGAGGCCTTACTACTCAAAAAAATCCAAAACGTGCGCGGACTAAGCCAAGAGGAAAAAATCCTCTTCGCCCGAAGCCTCGCCGCCACACCGGACGAAAGATGGGAAATGCACGAAACACATCGTCGATTTCTCTTGTCCTTCAAGCCCTCAAAGAAAACAAAATCCGTTACATCATAGCGGGGATGTCCGCAGCCTTTATCCAAGGTGCTCCAGCGACGACGTTGGACACCGATATTTGGGAATACTGGAAATATGCCGTAAGTTAGGAGGCGAAAGTCTAGCCCCTACTGTGAGTGCTTTTGCTGATGGTACCATGATCAATTTCCTGTACTCGATCGATGGGCTCTGGGGTTTTGAATATGAATATAAAAGATCCATCAAAAAAAGATGGCAAGGCCTGACTGTTCCTATCCTGCCCCTTATTCGTATCCTCAAAAGTAAACAATTCATCGCACGGGAAAAAGATCTGGCACACATCCCCCTACTCAAACAAACAATCAGGCTGACAAAACGGGCAAAGACCAGCAGCAGAGAATAACACTGATGCGTTAGAAACTGAGGCATCCCCACCTGCCGGGGGTAAAAAGAGTTTACCTTCGGAGCAGAAGATTAATCTAAGAGTCGAAAAAAAATAATAAAACTTTCTGATCATTGATTTGTTAATGACTCATATGGAAAACGAGCAAGATAAACTCTGGGAAATAATGGGACGGGCTAAAAAGCTTGATCCCTCACCATGGTTTACCGAGCAAGTCCTTCGGAGAGTAGAACGGATAGAGCAAGTCCGGGTGGAATACATCTCCTTTCCAAAGTTTTTTTGGAAATTTGCTACGGCATTTGGCGTTTTTGCGATAGCCGGAGCGATTTTCTTCATGACTCCTCCCGATCAAATGCCTGTATCCCCGACACCCACATTGGTGCAAGTTTCTACCCCTGTCCCCACCCCACTAATTTCTCAAGTCACAGTCAGCCAACCTCTTATAGAAACATCTAAAGAGGACCAGCAACTCGTCGCGCTCACGACAAATAATGCCGTTGTCTCCCTGCCTGATGCTTCAGAGGCCGCCTGGAATCCCGCGATTCAGACACCTGCAAAAAAGGTTCATGACCTGAATCTGATTCAAACGGGGTTTGAAACTGCAAGCGGACTTGGCACGCAGGATTTTTAAGTCTAAAAGACATGGGTGCAAACATCTACCCTACTCCCCGCCTCATTCCATTTAATCTCTCGATTCAAATTCTGTAAGAAACTCGTTTTAAACTTATTGCTCCTATCCCTTTGCGTATGGATAAGTGGTTGCTCCGAGCATAAAGAGATTGCCCAGCCCAAACTTCCCACAAAAAAAATCCAGATAGCCTCAAAGGTCCTGGATACCGAAATCGCCCGGACGACGGAACAAAAAAATACGGGGTTAATGGGACGAAAATCACTGGGGGAAAATGAAGGAATGCTTTTTATCAATCACTCCCCACAAACAGCAAGTTTCTGGATGAAAAACACCCTTATCCCACTCTCGATCGCCTATATCGATGAGGACGGGGTAATCCAAGAGATTTATCATCTGGAACCCCTCCGGCTAGATACAGTCCAGAGTCGCCAATCCAATATCAAATACGCTCTGGAAGTTAATAAAGGCTGGTTTGAAAAGAATGGCATAT
Proteins encoded in this window:
- a CDS encoding DUF192 domain-containing protein, producing MQTSTLLPASFHLISRFKFCKKLVLNLLLLSLCVWISGCSEHKEIAQPKLPTKKIQIASKVLDTEIARTTEQKNTGLMGRKSLGENEGMLFINHSPQTASFWMKNTLIPLSIAYIDEDGVIQEIYHLEPLRLDTVQSRQSNIKYALEVNKGWFEKNGISIKQKISVKDGDLSQLEKE